A single window of Streptomyces cathayae DNA harbors:
- a CDS encoding glycosyltransferase family 4 protein — MPQHVPSSPPLPAPLERGNPRRAALPGVPQSLVEVPPGPRRIVFLAHRDLDNPSAGGSELLVDRLADGLSRMGHQVTLLCGGPATPVRDYRVVSAGGAYSHFLRARSAFARRVGDCDLLVEVCNGMPYLAPMWHRGPTLCLVNHVHTDLWRMRFGGPLAPAARIGRRLEHWALTGARRHGLLVAVSPSTADALHGIGVPRERIRVVHNGVEEPGPRTGRSPEPLFVAVGRLVEYKRIDLLLRLWERVRPVTGGRLVIVGDGPERERLERLAGPGVEFTGHVSEAEKHRLLCAAWLLLHPSAVEGWGLVVTEAATRGTPTVAFDVPGLRDSVVDGETGVLARGESSFAAAWCTLALSGARRELMGEAAGNHAARFRWSRTVRQFGAVAAEAVRSHRP, encoded by the coding sequence ATGCCCCAGCACGTACCGTCCTCTCCCCCGCTCCCTGCTCCTCTCGAACGGGGGAACCCCCGCCGCGCCGCGCTCCCCGGCGTGCCGCAGTCGCTTGTGGAGGTGCCCCCCGGCCCCCGCCGGATCGTCTTCCTCGCCCACCGCGACCTGGACAACCCCTCGGCCGGTGGCTCCGAGTTGCTGGTCGACCGGCTCGCCGACGGCCTGAGCCGCATGGGCCACCAGGTCACCCTGCTGTGCGGGGGCCCGGCGACCCCCGTCCGCGACTACCGCGTGGTGTCGGCGGGCGGTGCCTACAGTCACTTCCTGCGGGCCCGTTCCGCCTTCGCCCGCCGGGTCGGCGACTGCGATCTGCTGGTCGAGGTCTGCAACGGCATGCCGTACCTGGCGCCGATGTGGCACCGCGGGCCGACGCTGTGCCTGGTCAACCATGTGCACACCGACCTGTGGCGGATGCGGTTCGGCGGTCCGCTGGCCCCGGCCGCGCGGATCGGGCGCAGGCTCGAGCACTGGGCGCTGACCGGCGCCCGGCGGCACGGGCTGCTGGTCGCCGTCTCCCCGTCGACCGCGGACGCGCTGCACGGGATCGGCGTGCCCCGCGAGCGGATCAGGGTGGTGCACAACGGTGTGGAGGAACCCGGTCCGCGCACCGGGCGCTCTCCGGAGCCGCTCTTCGTGGCGGTGGGACGGCTCGTCGAGTACAAGCGGATCGATCTGCTGCTCCGGCTGTGGGAACGGGTGCGGCCGGTCACCGGCGGCCGGCTGGTGATCGTCGGCGACGGCCCCGAACGGGAACGCCTCGAACGCCTCGCCGGTCCCGGTGTCGAGTTCACCGGACACGTCTCCGAGGCGGAGAAGCACCGTCTGCTGTGCGCGGCCTGGCTGTTGCTGCACCCCTCCGCGGTGGAGGGGTGGGGGCTGGTCGTCACGGAGGCGGCCACCCGCGGGACCCCGACCGTCGCCTTCGACGTACCCGGGCTCAGGGATTCCGTGGTGGACGGCGAGACCGGCGTGCTGGCCCGCGGCGAGTCCTCGTTCGCGGCCGCCTGGTGCACGCTCGCCCTGTCCGGTGCCCGCCGGGAACTGATGGGCGAGGCGGCCGGGAACCACGCCGCCCGTTTCCGCTGGAGCCGCACGGTGCGGCAGTTCGGCGCGGTGGCGGCGGAGGCGGTGCGAAGTCACCGGCCATGA
- a CDS encoding helix-turn-helix domain-containing protein — protein MTAAVTVPARSAWRDVPRSQVHRFAEIALAEAPALAEEIMGEIQREYPELPVVLDESGEPMALIGIRRAIEVFVRHLEHADYSAGRPTAPPGLFHDFGRGEGLHGRSLDSLQAIYRLGVRMAWRRLAEIGQRIDIPPPAMYELADAGYAYLDGLVDQSVRGYAEAAARQAGERLRLQRRLMELLLTEHHRGDPAEALAERAARIGWPLPGKVAVGVLRRPAREAVAPAVGPEVLLDMEYEQPRMIVPEPDAAGRPELLHRALTGWSGAIGPPVPPADAAKSLRWAEAALLLMERGLLPADEVLDCTRHTQALVLLQPEELIDDLALKCLAPLAHCTPANGRRLAETLLAWLETRGGAPEVAARLGVHPQTVRYRLRQIRELWGDEIDDPDRRFELELVLRAQRLRGELGEPRPRG, from the coding sequence GTGACGGCGGCCGTCACCGTCCCGGCCCGCTCCGCCTGGCGCGACGTCCCGCGCTCCCAGGTGCACCGGTTCGCCGAGATCGCCCTGGCCGAGGCACCGGCGCTCGCCGAGGAGATCATGGGCGAGATCCAGCGCGAGTACCCCGAACTCCCCGTCGTGCTCGACGAGTCCGGCGAACCGATGGCACTCATCGGCATCCGCCGCGCCATCGAGGTGTTCGTGCGGCACCTGGAGCACGCCGACTACTCGGCGGGCCGTCCCACGGCACCGCCCGGACTGTTCCACGACTTCGGGCGCGGTGAGGGCCTGCACGGACGGTCGCTGGACTCGCTCCAGGCGATCTACCGGCTCGGGGTCCGCATGGCCTGGCGGCGGCTCGCCGAGATCGGCCAGCGCATCGACATCCCGCCGCCCGCGATGTACGAACTCGCCGACGCGGGCTACGCGTACCTGGACGGACTGGTCGACCAGTCCGTCCGCGGCTACGCCGAGGCCGCCGCCCGGCAGGCGGGCGAACGGCTGCGGCTGCAGCGCCGGCTGATGGAGCTCCTGCTCACCGAGCACCACCGGGGCGATCCGGCCGAGGCGCTCGCCGAGCGGGCCGCCCGCATCGGCTGGCCGCTGCCCGGGAAGGTCGCGGTGGGCGTCCTGCGGCGCCCCGCCCGGGAGGCGGTGGCGCCCGCCGTGGGGCCGGAGGTGCTGCTCGACATGGAGTACGAGCAGCCCCGCATGATCGTCCCCGAACCGGACGCGGCCGGCCGCCCCGAACTGCTGCACCGCGCGCTCACCGGCTGGTCCGGCGCGATCGGGCCGCCGGTGCCGCCGGCCGACGCGGCGAAGTCGCTGCGCTGGGCCGAGGCGGCCCTGCTCCTGATGGAGCGCGGGCTGCTGCCCGCCGACGAGGTGCTGGACTGCACCCGGCACACCCAGGCGCTGGTGCTGCTCCAGCCCGAGGAACTCATCGACGACCTCGCGCTCAAGTGCCTCGCCCCGCTGGCCCACTGCACCCCCGCGAACGGGCGGCGGCTCGCCGAGACGCTGCTGGCCTGGCTGGAGACCCGGGGCGGCGCACCCGAGGTGGCGGCCCGGCTCGGCGTGCACCCGCAGACCGTCCGCTACCGGCTGCGGCAGATCCGCGAACTGTGGGGCGACGAGATCGACGACCCGGACCGCCGCTTCGAACTGGAACTGGTCCTGCGCGCCCAGCGGCTCCGCGGCGAACTGGGCGAACCCCGACCCCGGGGATGA
- a CDS encoding DUF3068 domain-containing protein gives MRRTASPFSLVVLGLGTFLLVLAPLLAWYVQPRAAVNPIDIDTTAVYTGRGSVFDLDRVETVPGQAITVTQRVRGNVEESVDSGNAVWDVITTVDTDASLPAADPHDALDFSPHRWVLDRRTTKPVHCCEEKPRIEGEAYLKFPFDVQKRSYQWWDNTLGDTVVMRYRGTEKVQGYTGYRFTASVPATKTGTRLVPGSLVDAPDRPQVLAEEWYANHGLELVVDQATGRVIYAQTGPRRTLRAPGGDEDAAVLLDAEKLAFTTGTQKEAVRQAKRDSGQLRMVGQTLPAGAGVAGFVLAVTGGILVARGRKEDERPGLPGTAR, from the coding sequence ATGCGCCGTACAGCCTCCCCCTTTTCCCTGGTCGTGCTCGGTCTCGGAACGTTTCTGCTGGTACTGGCCCCCCTGCTGGCCTGGTACGTGCAGCCACGCGCCGCGGTGAACCCGATCGACATCGACACCACCGCCGTCTACACCGGCCGGGGCAGTGTGTTCGACCTCGACCGGGTCGAGACCGTGCCGGGTCAGGCGATCACCGTCACCCAGCGGGTGCGCGGGAACGTCGAGGAGAGCGTGGACAGCGGGAACGCCGTGTGGGACGTGATCACCACGGTGGACACCGACGCCTCGCTGCCGGCCGCCGACCCGCACGACGCGCTGGACTTCTCCCCGCACCGCTGGGTGCTGGACCGCCGGACCACGAAGCCGGTCCACTGCTGCGAGGAGAAGCCCCGCATCGAGGGCGAGGCGTACCTCAAGTTCCCCTTCGACGTGCAGAAACGCTCCTACCAGTGGTGGGACAACACCCTCGGCGACACGGTCGTGATGCGCTACCGGGGCACCGAGAAGGTCCAGGGGTACACGGGGTACCGGTTCACCGCCTCGGTGCCGGCGACGAAGACCGGCACCCGGCTGGTGCCGGGCTCCCTCGTGGACGCGCCGGACCGCCCGCAGGTGCTGGCCGAGGAGTGGTACGCCAACCACGGCCTCGAGCTGGTCGTGGACCAGGCCACCGGCCGGGTGATCTATGCGCAGACCGGCCCGCGGCGCACCCTGCGGGCGCCGGGCGGGGACGAGGACGCGGCGGTGCTGCTGGACGCGGAGAAGCTCGCGTTCACGACCGGGACGCAGAAGGAGGCCGTGCGGCAGGCGAAGCGCGACAGCGGGCAGCTGCGCATGGTGGGGCAGACCCTTCCGGCCGGCGCGGGCGTGGCGGGATTCGTGCTCGCGGTGACCGGCGGGATTCTGGTGGCACGTGGACGGAAGGAAGACGAACGTCCCGGTTTGCCCGGTACTGCTCGGTAG
- a CDS encoding class I SAM-dependent methyltransferase translates to MSGRGRAGVPKDPSPRRSLALFRAFMREQDDPDACYALLARDAADQVEAYDGPVTGRVVVDVGGGGGHFTEEFRRRGADAFLFEPDPRELAGRPPEGTVLADGYLLPLRDGAADVTFSSNVLEHVADPQTFLSELVRVTRPGGLVYVSFTNWLSPWGGHEWAPWHYLGAERARARYRRRTGRPAKHTLGENLFPVHIGTTLRQVRDRADVRIVSARSRYWPFLTEAVVKVPGLREFATWNLLLILRRCPE, encoded by the coding sequence ATGAGCGGCAGAGGCAGGGCCGGCGTACCGAAGGACCCCTCCCCGCGCCGTTCCCTCGCCCTGTTCCGCGCCTTCATGCGGGAGCAGGACGACCCCGACGCCTGCTACGCGCTGCTCGCCCGGGACGCCGCCGACCAGGTCGAGGCGTACGACGGGCCCGTCACGGGCCGTGTCGTGGTCGACGTAGGCGGTGGCGGCGGGCACTTCACCGAGGAGTTCCGCCGCCGCGGCGCGGACGCCTTCCTCTTCGAGCCGGATCCGCGGGAGCTGGCCGGGAGACCGCCCGAGGGGACCGTCCTCGCGGACGGCTATCTGCTGCCGCTGCGCGACGGGGCCGCGGACGTGACGTTCTCGTCCAACGTCCTGGAGCACGTGGCCGATCCGCAGACCTTCCTCAGCGAACTGGTCCGGGTCACCCGGCCGGGCGGGCTCGTCTACGTGTCGTTCACCAACTGGCTGTCGCCGTGGGGCGGGCACGAATGGGCCCCGTGGCACTACCTCGGCGCCGAGCGGGCCCGCGCCCGCTACCGGCGCCGCACCGGCAGGCCCGCCAAGCACACGCTCGGCGAGAACCTCTTCCCGGTGCACATCGGCACCACCCTGCGGCAGGTACGCGACCGCGCCGACGTACGCATCGTCTCGGCGCGCTCCCGTTACTGGCCGTTCCTCACCGAGGCCGTGGTCAAGGTACCCGGCCTGCGTGAGTTCGCTACGTGGAACCTTCTCCTCATCCTCCGGCGGTGTCCCGAATGA